One Camarhynchus parvulus chromosome 26, STF_HiC, whole genome shotgun sequence genomic window carries:
- the PACSIN1 gene encoding protein kinase C and casein kinase substrate in neurons protein 1, whose translation MSGSYDESASAAEETTDSFWEVGNYKRTVKRIDDGHRLCNDLMNCVHERAKIEKSYAQQLTDWSKRWRQLIEKGPQYGSLEKAWAAIMTEADKVSELHQEVKNSLLNDDFEKVKNWQKDAYHKQIMGGFKEAKEAEDGFRKAQKPWAKKLKELETAKKAYHLACKEEKLAMTREANSKADQSNTPEQQKKLQDKVEKCKQDVQKTQEKYEKVLDELNKCTPQYIESMEQVFEQCQQFEEKRLNFLKEMLLDIKRHLNLAESSSYANVYRELEQTIRMSDAQEDLRWFRSTSGPGMPMNWPQFEEWNPDLTHTITRKEKQKKGEGAAMTNASSAGDTGAQAGERGSVSSHDRGQTYSAEWSDDEGSNSFNTSEANGGANPFDEESAGKGVRVRALYDYDGQEQDELSFKAGDELTKLGEEDEQGWCKGRLDNGQLGLYPANYVEAI comes from the exons ATGTCGGGTTCCTATGACGAGTCGGCATCGGCCGCCGAGGAGACAACCGACAGCTTCTGGGAG GTGGGGAACTACAAGCGCACGGTGAAGCGGATTGATGATGGACACCGGCTCTGCAACGACCTCATGAACTGCGTGCACGAGCGGGCCAAGATCGAGAAGTCTTACGCGCAGCAGCTCACCGACTGGTCCAAGCGGTGGAGGCAGCTCATCGAGAAAG GTCCCCAGTAtggcagcctggagaaggcGTGGGCCGCAATCATGACGGAGGCGGACAAGGTGAGCGAGCTGCACCAGGAGGTGAAGAACAGCCTCCTGAACGACGACTTCGAGAAGGTCAAGAATTGGCAGAAGGACGCCTACCACAAGCAGATCATGGGCGGCTTCAAGGAGGCCAAGGAGGCTGAGGATGGCTTCCGGAAAGCCCAGAAGCCCTGGGCCAAGAAGCTCAAGGAG CTGGAGACAGCCAAGAAAGCCTATCACCTGGCATGCAAGGAGGAGAAGCTGGCCATGACCCGCGAAGCCAACAGCAAGGCAGATCAGTCCAACactcctgagcagcagaagaagcTCCAGGACAAAGTGGAAAAGTGCAAGCAAGACGTGCAAAAG ACTCAGGAGAAGTACGAGAAGGTGCTGGACGAGCTGAACAAGTGCACGCCGCAGTACATCGAGAGCATGGAGCAGGTCTTCGAGCAGTGTCAGCAGTTCGAGGAGAAGAGGCTCAACTTCCTcaaggagatgctgctggaCATCAAGAGGCACCTGAACCTGGCCGAGAGCAGCAG CTACGCCAACGTGtacagggagctggagcagacCATCCGCATGTCGGACGCGCAGGAGGACCTGCGGTGGTTCCGCAGCACCAGCGGCCCCGGGATGCCCATGAACTGGCCCCAGTTTGAG GAGTGGAACCCGGACCTGACGCACACGATAACGcggaaggagaagcagaagaaggGCGAGGGGGCGGCCATGACCAACGCCAGCAGCGCGGGCGACACGGGGGCTCAGGCGGGCGAGCGCGGGAG tgTGAGCAGCCACGACCGTGGGCAGACCTACAGCGCCGAGTGGTCTGACGATGAGGGCAGTAACTCCTTCAACACCAGCGAGGCCAATGGCGGCGCCAACCCCTTCGACGAGGAGTCGGCGGGGAAGGGCGTGAGGGTGCGGGCTCTGTACGACTACGAcgggcaggagcaggatgagctCAGCTTCAAAGCAG GTGATGAACTAACCAAACTTGGTGAGGAAGACGAGCAGGGGTGGTGCAAAGGGCGCTTGGACAACGGGCAGCTGGGGCTGTACCCCGCCAACTACGTGGAGGCAATCTAA
- the SPDEF gene encoding SAM pointed domain-containing Ets transcription factor, translating into MGSASPGLPALPPGRLSWPDPALLPPPRDPDPRRWGCPESPSPPGTPEQPLPAFCLHYFDMLYPEDTAWATKGAAEPAPSSGQGGREEARKEPEQCPIIDSQGLGLGTEGDLQDSLHLEEHSLEQVQSMVVGEVLKDIETACKLLNIAADPMDWSPGNVQKWILWTEHQYRLPQIGKSFQELSGKDLCAMSEEQFCQRSPACGDILHAHLDIWKSAAWMKEKAAPGDVRYCGGDTGWADSEVDSSCAGQPIHLWQFLKELLLKPHNYGRFIRWLNKDKGIFKIEDSAQVARLWGIRKNRPAMNYDKLSRSIRQYYKKGIIRKPDISQRLVYQFVHPV; encoded by the exons atgggcagtgccagccccgggCTGCCCGCTCTGCCCCCCGGCCGCCTCTCCTGGCCGGACCCCGCGCTGCTGCCGCCCCCCCGGGACCCCGACCCCCGGCGCTGGGGCTGCCCGGAGAGCCCCagcccccccgggacccccgagcagcccctgcccgccTTCTGCCTGCACTACTTCGACATGCTCTACCCGGAGGACACGGCCTGGGCCACCAAGGGCGCCGCGGAACCGGCCCCGAGCAGCGGCCAGGGCGGGCGGGAGGAGGCGAGGAAGGAGCCGGAGCAATGTCCCATCATCGACAGCcagggcctggggctgggcaccgAGGGGGACCTGCAGGACAGCCTGCACCTGGAGGAGCACTCGCTGGAGCAGGTGCAGAGCATGGTGGTGGGCGAGGTGCTGAAGGACATCGAGACAGCCTGCAAGCTGCTCAACATCGCCGCAG ACCCCATGGACTGGAGCCCCGGGAACGTGCAGAAGTGGATCCTGTGGACGGAGCACCAGTACCGGCTGCCGCAGATCGGGAAGTCCTTCCAGGAGCTGTCGGGAAAGGACCTGTGTGCCATGTCCGAGGAGCAGTTCTGCCAGCGCTCGCCCGCCTGCGGCGACATCCTGCACGCCCACCTCGACATCTGGAAGTCCG CCGCCTGGATGAAGGAGAAGGCTGCCCCGGGAGATGTCAGATACTGCG GAGGTGACACGGGCTGGGCTGACAGCGAGGTGGACTCGTCCTGTGCCGGCCAACCCATCCACCTCTGGCAGTTCctcaaggagctgctgctgaagccgCACAACTACGGCCGCTTCATCCGCTGGCTCAACAAGGACAAAG GCATCTTCAAGATCGAGGACTCGGCGCAGGTGGCGCGGCTGTGGGGCATCCGCAAGAACCGCCCGGCCATGAACTACGACAAGCTGAGCCGCTCCATCCGGCAGTACTACAAGAAAGGGATCATCCGCAAGCCCGACATCTCCCAGCGCCTCGTCTACCAGTTCGTGCACCCGGTGTGA